TCTGAAAGTTTTCTCTTTTGCGACTTTCTCTTtgacttaaaaatatttgtcttcAGTGTTACAATTGCAGATTTAATTACCTAGTTCTGCTCTTGAGCgtgagatcgacaggcggatcggtgacCCTGACGTTGTTTCCGTGCGCAGGTGACATATCAGCTGAAGATCCCGTGCACGGCGGTGTGCATGGTCATCATGCTGGGCCGCTCGCTCAGCAAGAAGCAGTGGTTCGCAATCAGTACGCTGTGCCTGGGGGTCATGCTCGTGCGGTGGAAGCCCGTAGATGCCACCAAAGTCCAAGTACGCCTCTAAACTCATCCACTTACATCTGTGGCCGTGTTTGGAATCAGTCACTCATTCCCCACTATCTAATATCTCTCTCTGGCAAACTCATGTAGGGCGCTATATTATGCAGtggttcttttcttcttttcttttttttttcacaacctttttatttttttaaacacctaaaaaaatacttggctcAACAAGTACTCCAATAATTGACAATATTGTAATAGTTATGTAGTAGGCTCaagtataatttttaaaaaaaaagtttttttgtttgcctaataagtatatttaatattattctaAGTTACTGTAACtcatgatcagagagacaggcaggagagtacctggtgtgtcttctggtaggaaaggggagaaggcgaaccggtggtgaaaccccaaaaaacaggaagtcatacaaggaaagagattagcgaagaagtgagacagtgagaggactgaggagaggcgaaaggaatagagatgggacttagggcaaaggtagaggcttagatggaaaaagatgacacgctgtggcgacacctaatggGAAAAGCTGTAAGGAAAAAAGAAGTAAGTAACTGTAACTCAAAAAGTGAAATataactgaactgtacttgggCAGTGATACTTTTGCGTAGCGTTACTTTGAGACTCCCTCATataatagatattttttttgatgTTACACCACCACATGTTTTTTTGATTTACTACACTATTTTGGACGGaaagatcgtgtctacatatcatggctcgGAAGCGATAAGCCTATACTGTCATGTTTTGGCTACCGTCATTGTTTGATCTCTTAGCTTGacagtcctttgacaaacgaacactgtaactGGAGGTGATTGAGGAGCTTGTATGACAAGTATCGTTTCGTTAGCAGGGCGCGACaagacaggacgataaggaatTGAGCTTGTGGGGGGGTATAGTTAGACTCACatctacgttattcaataacacaacagcaagattataacatggtgtcagagtgacggtagtataactacggactcacgagaaaaaaaaaaaggaactcgaGGGAGAGGGTGGGGGACAAAAATGATGACGAATTGACCATGATGGAGGCGTAGGTTTGATGGTCCAAGCCTGAGGATGGACTGGGTCTCATCCAATTGACCAGATGCatggcggagattcaagcaacacgccgaaCTCCTGTTCACAGGACCGCTTAAagacagagctgaagaggaaatgTGCAGTTCCTCAGAGATAAAGAACGGGATGTCTGCAATACGTGGGCACTGACCggagacgaagataagttgctaaaaaatCATTACGGAAAATTATCTGATTTTgacaaaccccatatttgctagatacaagtttcacgagaaggcgcaaaGTAACTGAGTCATCTGAGCACTTTgggacagaactcaagctgttggttaaacACTGTAACAACACAAACGGCCATGAGAGAGTCAGAGACCGCATAGGTTTTGCAaccaactcaccgagtgtgTGCGAAAAGTTACACAGCCAGGGGCCGGCGCGCACGCTCGAAAAAAGCGATCGGCGTAGGCCGCTGCCACgggttagcaaaagtgcagctaaaggctacggctagcgacagccacgaggttcacgttatccgCCGCAAACacagaaagcaaagtttcactgcgggtgctagtaggcatattgacagcccaaagacctccgtaaagatatggaacaagtgtggaggataccgcagtgaattagctgaatgcccagcaaaaagtaaacaacacctgaagtgtcagacccctttttctgtctgttcttacaatcATAAGCCACGCAAAGATATACCAAGATGAAAAGGCCATaagacgcttataagcaagccaatattcacaaaaagatcactaaaaaacgcgagttgtattgtagttttgccgtccagtgggCATGGTAAACAAATGTCGTATGAcccatgacgtcacgtgaaaagtatctccTTTCTTCTTGTGTCCAGATTGAGCAGAACCCTTTTCTCGGGTTCATGGCCATCGTTATCGCTGTGCTGTGCTCCGGGTTCGCAGGTAGCCGCCAACCATCCCCTGGAGTTCTTTTAATCGGCGTGACATTGCTTGTAACCGCACGCTTCATAACTGTGCCTCAGGCGTGTACTTTGAGAAGGTGCTAAAGAGCTCCAACACATCGTTGTGGTTGAAGAACATCCAGATGTACCTGTCGGGTATCCTGATCACCCTGATTGCAGTGGGGGTAAATGACGGCGATAAGGTCGTGAAGAAAGGCTTCTTCTTCGGGTACACACCATGGGTGTGTTGCGTCGTATGTGAGTACAATGATGCTACAGGCTCTGGTGACATTCTTGGCTACGCTTGATGTCATTTTGCACATTCTCCTTCAGTCCTGGCAAGCGTGGGAGGCCTGTACACGTCCGTGGTGGTGAAGTACACGGACAACATCATGAAGGGCTTctctgccgccgccgccattgTTCTATCCACCGTGGCGTCCGTCATCTTGTTTGGATTGCACATAAGTAAGATAATCTCCTTGGTCCATTGTGTGCATTGTGTTGTGATAAAGTgcggacacgtttgtgcagtccgacaGGTTCTTTCGTATTGACGCATTCTTTATGCAGGTGTGTAACATCTACAGTATTGTCTTTGTTAGAGATGACGAGCTATATTTTGTGGGGATTACCCTCAAACCtttcaaaatgcaaaacatttttccatccgGGTTTAGGATTAAAATAGAAAGTCGTACAAAAGGTTATTCATTTCCGttgttcaattcaaaaagtaaaactcaaTTGTAGTAGTCAACGGGAATGTTTTTATCAAGATGCCAATTATGGGTTGTTTCATTTATCTAATATTCTGATTTCTTTAGTTGGTGCATCTAAATGGCGCACCAGATGGCTTTTGTTGGTTTTCACCTATGGTCACCAAAATCATGGAACAGTAGTGAATTTTTATgctgagtttcactttttgaatggaactactgaaataaatgaagTTTTCATCGGTAGGTACTCATTTGTAAATTGGACTATGCAACAAAAGTATTGACATATTAATGTTAAAATAGCATAGTATGAGCATGAGAAAATAACCAAGGAAACTAGTTTTGAAGTCTATAGTACCTAACTGTATAACTTAAATTGCCTGTGATTAAGGATAATAAAGTGATCATGTTGTTATTGGGCTTGCGGATGAACCCAATCCTGATGTAACCCAAAATGCACTATAACCTTAACGGGTCAATTTacggtaattcccggcctacagagcgcacctggttataagcctcacctagtaaatttgtaaaagaaataccatttggtacatacatatgccacagctgtgtaaaagccacaagtgcccacattaaagtccacattgaaacacgagatatttacaaagacgatacacagggagtttaacgctagccccacgctaattctagcgccgcgctaacatggccggttaaaaaaaaaaaaacgaaaaaaaaacacacacacataccggtaaaaatcactgagacacagcagtaacacgttagctctgtgctaacagggccgggctggtaaaagtcacttcctcggcacatatattccaccggtctcactcttaccttttccgctcgagtgccgccttgcggccgtcagaaaaaatgcacaaattagttgcatcaccgcataaacagcaGGACTGAAAGCGTGTagggaaaaaagttgtggcttataggctggaaattacagtaattcatCTTTCAACTTTTGAATGCCTGTGGATTTTGCTTTTACGCTTATAAAGATTTTGGTGCATTTAAGGTTCATCCGGAATGTTCAATTGCAAGCCAAATATATCACTTTTTCATGAGTAGTGTAAACGTGCACAGTACGTCGAGGCCATGTGACTAACTTTCCTGATGTGGTCTCTTCCCCCGCAGCGACCACTTTCTCGTCCGGAGCCTTCCTGGTGTGcgtgtctatctatctatatggCCTTCCAAATAAGGACACGTCCACACTCAACCAGGAAATCGCACACACAGAGTCCCAAAAGAAATTGATTGTTGTGTGAGTCTGCTCCGCTGACTCACTGAAGAGGGACCTCAGGGATCGGGTCCTTCCATCACGTGgactgaggaggaagaggaactTTGCTGTTTTTCTCCCCGATAATAACTGAGTTGTCGTCAATCATTCTATAAGAAAGGACCCATTCATGCGGGCTCTGAAAAAAGCGAGGCCAGCTTGCTGGAACACCCTTTTATGTTTACAGCCGTGCCCAAAAGTTTTAAATTTTGAGAATGACAgattaattttcacaaaatctactgcctttttttttttagattgaaaCTTGAATGTACTCCAGAATAAGTCATCCGATGACTTGAAATTAATTGCAAAGTCCCTATTTGCTATGAGAATGAACTTCAAGGAGAGAGGGGTTCAGTTGCTTTGAAGAAACCTTGTAGGCGTCCAAGAAAGTCCAGCAAATGCCAGAACCGTTCCCCAAAATTCATTCAACTGCAGGATTGGGTCACCACCACTGCGGGGCTTGCTCAGGAATGGCAGCAAGCACAGTGAGGCTAAGACTTCCAGGATGGCCTGGTGtcaaaaatggcagcaaagAAGCCACTTTTCTCTCCAAGAAAACCATCAGGGACAGACGGATATTTTGCAAAACGTACAGGGATCGGATTCCCAAGAACTgcggtaaaagtcattttctcCAATGAGTCCCCTTTCCGATTGTTTTGGCCAtggcatctggaaaaaaaaacagaagaaaagggGAGCACGACCAAACGTTCTGTGTCATGCCAACAGTAAAGCCTCCTGAGATCATTCATGCGTGGGGTTGCTTTTCAGGCAAGGGACTGGACTCACTCACAAATTTTCCAAAGGACAACAGCCATGAATAAAGAATAGGATGGTACCAAAGAATCCTCTGAGAGCAACTTCTCCCAACCAATCCATAAACAGTTTGGTAAAGAACAATTCCTTTGCCTGCAGGATGAATCACCTTGCCAAAAGGCAAAAGTGGTAGCTGCATGGCCCAGAgagaacaaagacattttgggtCCATGGCCAGGCACCTCCTTTTCACAGTTTATGAAATAGTAACATCCAACAAAAAGTTCTAAAAACACTGACGCAGCAAACTTTGTGAAAACCAATACTTGTCATTCTCAAAACTTCAGGCCATGACTGCAATGACACGTCAgaaaaggccaggattggtcaaactgaCTGTCAATCAATCGACATAttgggcacacctgaatcaagctactgatggatgataggctgacttttttttttttttggtcactcaATCGaacaaaactgcctcgcaattGACTCTTCGACGAGATgcattgggcacccctggtgtaaatgAAGCACTGCAGCACCACTTAATTAAGggaagtttatttttattttttttgtttttgcattttcattgtaatggcTGAACAGAACTTGTCATGCCTCTCTACcagacgtgatttttccgtttataggcggaattccgttttttttaaattgcatagataaaaaaaagtttttctgcaatattccgactgtaaccacactcgttcattttccaaTCTGTCTTTTGCAAGCGAGGCGGAAAATGTGATgcgcgtctgttgattggtcgaatgtggaaCAGGCAGGTAATGGCCTCACGATatgtttacaaagacggtacacggagtttaacgctagcaccaccgcgctaacagggctagttaaaaaaaacatactggtaaaaatcagtgagacacggcagtaactcgctagcgcagcgctaacagtgccggaccGGTAAtagtcactccctcggcacatatattccaccattctctctctctcaacttttccgctcgagtgccccattgcggccgtttgcacaaattagctgcatcaccgcataaaccgtggAGCTGAAAGCTTgcgaaaaaagttgcggcttataggccagaaattacggtaaatcaactggaagcaaggaaaacttttccatagctggtatatttggatgtcaacccaaggccagCAAGCCTTACGGATTTCATCCTTTGTTTACTTCCACTACTCCTGAtattgagaggcaagatccaccgaaacaaccgaccccagttgcagacagtCGTCAATAACGAGGGgacagttcagaagcaattacttgtaaaaacgTCTGTATTATTACTTGCCGTTAATAATTCTTgacaaattcatgcgtttcaatcatttacaaaaatgagcaattaaaaagattttgaatggatacgatatacacatTATGAAAAGCACACTTGCAcaccatgatgcaaatctgaattcaatttagtttcacttctcgTAGTTTACTTagatgaatttgtaatttttggaggTAAAGGTATGCatctaaataatgaacgatcatgttgtgtacattttgaaaacaggatagcatttatttatagatatatttcattcataatacaatttataaaacttgaacgttaaaattggtgatcaaaTTTGGTCATGCTTGGAGGGCCCCCCCcctgctatttttcagtcttttttttttttttttttcccccattcagtcaaatcacatgcatGCTCTACTGAAGTGCAATGTGGCACTGATCATTTGTTCAAATCTTAAAGGTTGCACTGTTTAGAAACACAATACGGCTTTTTCTAGTGGGTCAAACATTCCAATACcgatattctcttttttttttttttttttgttctctccgCTTTTTCAAACCCTTGTGTAATACATGAAATTGTGAATGTAAAGAACCTTTTTATACTTGAAATGACAAGGACACATTGTGTCTGAACGCTTTGAAGTGTCTGGCAGGAATTCCAATCTTTCTACAATCGGCCAAATAGAAGGCGTTCGCTTGTTTGTAGTTGCAGGTGTGTTGCTTGTTGACCATAGACAGTTCCCCCTCATCCCAGTTCCTCCTGGTGCCAATCGGTAATAACTATGCTTTCGGTGAGCATGAGGGCCTGATGTCGTCTTGGGGTTCCGTTCCTTGGACGTCCTCCATTGGTTGCTGCAACTGTTTTGGTGTGTTTGGCTTAGAGGAGGCGGAGGTTTCATCAGTCTGTAGGGGATGTCTGGTGCCAGGGTCCACATGTTCGCTCTCATTGGTTTTGTTAGGGTGAATTTTCCCAAGATTGTTaaattttggaaatgtttttgcgTGATCTCGCCGATGACCATGTCTGTCAGTAGTGCTTTCATTTTGGTGAAGTCCACGAACACCCCCGCCATCACCATGGCTACACTTGAGATGTATGTGAGGGTTGTAGTTAGAATTCTTCCTGACACTTTGGGTGGAAGCCTGTGAAGGACCTTTTCCATCCAtggtatgctgtgttccttgtAGGGCTCTACATTTTTGGAGAAGGACAGGTCCAGTCTGTCAAACGCAGAGCAGAGCGTTTCCGCTAGCATGGCTCCAGTAAGCAGTGCAGGTGGTGTGTCAGTTTTGAGTTCTTCCTATGTGTGTTTCGTGTAAAGGTCTCACAACAATACCTTAATAAGTGCGCTCTCGACGACTGGGGGCTCTGTGTCGAGCGTTTAGCAAAGTGCCCAAATTCGCATGAGCCTTGTTTTCTGTATCCAGTTGTGAGTCATTCACGCTGGCGTCGTTGTAGTCCCCCAGTCCCAGAAACCCCCTCTTGTGTGTCCGGCAGTAGAATGAAATGCTGTTCGTTCCAAGCCTGCCGCTGTAGTCGTCATGCGGTTCCAGTGCGAGCTCCGCCTGGTAACACTTCCAACTGTCTGCGTATCGCCCCACTCCCTGTCGGGAATTGAAGGCATCACCCACACGACCTACCAAACATTAAATAGTGGCTTGATAGGTGTAACTTATTCAAGACGCCCGGGCAACTGGCACACCATCTATTGTCCCAACTCTGACATATGATTAATGTATTGCCTGGATCGCTTATGGCGGGCGTGTTGTTGCTGGTGACTAGCACGCCGCTGACCGGATGTTTGTACGGCTGCGTGTAGTGAGTGTGGAGGGAGTTATAAATTCCCTTGTCTGAGAACACTTGGCGCAGAGTCTGGTCCACATTGATCCGCATTGTGTTCATGTTAGATTGGAAGTTGACGCCCTTGTGGGTTCCtagacatgtttaaaaaaaaacaaaaaaacccactcaGCCAAACCAAGTCCAGGATTCTGTGCCTTGCAAACAATGGGTGAATCTTTGGGTTCTTGGACTTGGTGGCCATGGCCATGTGTATTGACATGCTTTTAATTTCCTCCGGGTCTGAAAGAGTGGTAACGTCAAGCGGGGCTGGGTCACGCTTGCCAAATTTAGTGGTGAATGAGACCACTTTGACTTCCTATCTCATGTCCCTTTCCAGGATTGCAAATGAGGTTAGGTCGTAAATTAATTTCTGGATGGTGGGATGGCTGAGGTCATCCTTGGGCAGGTTTTTCACCAATCTTTTGAAGCAAGCAAACACATCGTTTAAAGCGCTACAGGCAACCTTGTACAATTTCTCGAGGTTGAGATCCCTGTCCAGCGTTACTGCATCTTTTGGAACCACCACTAGTCTAAGCACCTAGCCCCCGTCCATGTAAGagattttgttttccaaaacagTTTGTGAAAGCTTGAAATAATTCTTCACTGCATGCGTGGAGCGGCACATGTTTTTTCAtgaagttccattttttttttttccagtgagtgTTCTGTGACATATGGCATAAGTAGCAGGTTCACTCCGGATTGAATGACCTGGGTTAgggttgtgtgtatttttaattctttattttcctaACAGTACCCAGTTGGAAATGTTATCTCTCGTTTTCCATTTGCAAgtcctgtatttattttgttaatcgAAGACTGAATTTAAATGTAGGGTTAGGTGATGGGGAACGAGCCCTCCCTCTCCCAGAGTATGGAATATAATTCCCCCTGCGGGATTGGGGGGGAGGTGCACGGTCCATCCCCCTGGGCCACCCACCTTCCTCATCTCTCCTTTGCTGTTGGCAGTACGCTTAGTCACGCTGGTCGTAACGGACCACTGTCCACTCGCCACTCATTGTCCTTTTCGttgaagaaaaatccagtacttggttgtagaaaaaaaatctaattttattttCGAACTCAAGCTGTAACTATACAGTCAGTTGgttttattgaaaaacaaattagcaaaaggacaaacaaaatcaaaacatcaAAAAGGTGACATCACGTCAGTGGGTGTGCCATTGGCAACGTTTCAACCATATAAGGTCTTCCTCAGACCGAAGCGCactcaaaagacaaaaattaaaatctaaaacgtccaaaaattattaaaaaaaaaaaaaaattagtcaaTTCGTACTCACATGTCCTGTTCCCAAAGTGGAGTTGGTGTTGTTTAGATGATTttcagtgatttaaaaaaaaaaaaaaagcccaaagaaAAGTAATTCACTTGTAGGCATGTGATCCATTCACTTGTTAACACTtaaagaaaagtgaacaaatacATCCAAAATCAAATCCAGTTTTTACTCACATGCAAATTTAAAGTGTTCCCCACGTGGAGTTATGTCGTTAGGGTTAGCATTccgatttttttgttttttttattgtggacattgttagaattattgttaaaatatttattatggTCTTggaacaaagccaaagtatcatcttTGTTTTGAAGATTCCTTGTATACAGAAATGCAGCCATAAATTGTATAATGTTGATTGTACCGACTCATATaaacaaggatgatactttggcttttttGCAACTccataataaaaatattaacaatCACTCTAACAGTCTTGTTGCTGCCAAACAGGTCAAGCCAGTCCAAAGAGTGACGGGCTGATGTTGTGTTACAAATAAGATAAATGCACATAATTTAAcagatttttgtctttgtttttaataagtGAACTcatgattaaatatttacattttatcgaCTGGAATGATCCCAAGAATTTTCATCCCGTTTGCCAGAACCGAGCAGGTCCCGCTGAAAAGTCTCTTTCTTGCCTGAGCATTCAGAAAATCCACAGAAaagactgttttaaaaaaaatatatcctcattttgtacattttgatttctagATTAATTCAAAGTACAATCATTGTCAAGGTCTGTTGTCATCAcgtgacatgattaaaaaaaaataataataaatctagGAGACCTTTACCAACTTGAACAATGCGTGACATGattccaaattgtttttgttgctatgttattCTTTATTCTGAATGAAGTTCATTTCCCGACAGCACCGattgccggagaaaaattctttgttttttttttttacacacttgtccaataaagctgattctgatttggaaTGTTCAGCTTTCTGATGGGTGCAAATCTTAATGTCCAGTTTTCAacttgaaatccatccattttcctagccgcttatgctcacaagggtcacgagattgctggagcctatcccagctatcaacaggcagggggggtacaccctgaactggt
This genomic window from Syngnathoides biaculeatus isolate LvHL_M chromosome 23, ASM1980259v1, whole genome shotgun sequence contains:
- the slc35a1 gene encoding CMP-sialic acid transporter produces the protein MSCFNFRGKPGRQVCSHGRPATFQEVGSCRPATSAEEEVQQTAARRSAIAQHGRTYMAATMGGENVTLVFKLYCLTVMTLVAAAYTVALRYTRTTVSPEELYFTTTAVCITEVIKLILSTGMLAWECGSVKNLLATIKEHLLNNPRELLKLSVPSLVYALQNNMAFVALSNLDAAVYQVTYQLKIPCTAVCMVIMLGRSLSKKQWFAISTLCLGVMLVRWKPVDATKVQIEQNPFLGFMAIVIAVLCSGFAGVYFEKVLKSSNTSLWLKNIQMYLSGILITLIAVGVNDGDKVVKKGFFFGYTPWVCCVVFLASVGGLYTSVVVKYTDNIMKGFSAAAAIVLSTVASVILFGLHITTTFSSGAFLVCVSIYLYGLPNKDTSTLNQEIAHTESQKKLIVV